The following are encoded together in the Streptococcus oralis genome:
- a CDS encoding DUF1307 domain-containing protein → MKTLVKTSLALVASLVLLLGCSKQASTPTNSSSKEDNTTQSSETKQSSQQSSEKKDETETHTFVHNSKPGIHSTLTYTVKGDDVVKQTVHNVLDPEKLNNTAEGIKEIVDDTYKGYEGVKGVTQKVEIQDEKVIQNIEVDMTVASLDELKKAMPNEYSGIGNRVSFAASKKMLKEAGYTEQTN, encoded by the coding sequence ATGAAAACTCTTGTTAAAACTTCACTAGCCCTAGTGGCTTCACTTGTCCTCCTGCTCGGATGCTCCAAACAAGCATCAACACCTACTAACAGCAGTAGCAAAGAAGACAACACAACTCAGTCAAGCGAGACCAAGCAAAGCAGTCAACAATCATCTGAAAAGAAAGATGAGACAGAAACCCACACATTTGTCCACAATAGCAAACCTGGAATTCATTCTACCTTGACTTATACTGTGAAGGGAGATGACGTTGTAAAACAAACTGTTCATAATGTACTTGACCCTGAAAAACTTAATAATACCGCGGAAGGTATTAAGGAAATTGTTGACGATACTTATAAAGGTTATGAAGGGGTCAAAGGAGTTACACAAAAAGTTGAAATTCAAGACGAAAAAGTTATCCAAAACATCGAGGTTGACATGACTGTCGCGAGTCTTGACGAATTGAAAAAAGCAATGCCGAACGAATATTCTGGTATTGGAAACCGTGTAAGCTTTGCTGCCTCGAAAAAAATGCTTAAAGAGGCTGGTTATACTGAACAAACCAACTAA